The Gemmata palustris genome includes a region encoding these proteins:
- a CDS encoding methyltransferase family protein translates to MSRFRVAVRLLIMPVVVGAIIFTSAGRVDLPGVWGVLGVLAALMLAMALFTDSGLMHERQKPGPGNCDCFTRPISALLLPTHWVLAGLDARFGWSAVPREVQFAGVIGYAGAMVILLWVVRTNPFYSSVVRVQADRGHRTVETGPYRFVRHPGYAATLFGVFAGALALGSLIALVPLAVLGGLFLRRTLLEDRMLQLKLPGYAEYAQRVRSRLVAGVF, encoded by the coding sequence ATGTCCAGGTTTCGAGTCGCTGTTCGGTTGCTCATCATGCCCGTGGTGGTGGGCGCGATCATCTTCACATCGGCCGGGCGCGTGGATCTGCCCGGTGTCTGGGGCGTGCTCGGTGTGCTGGCAGCCCTGATGCTGGCAATGGCCCTGTTCACCGATTCCGGGCTGATGCACGAGCGGCAAAAGCCCGGCCCGGGTAACTGCGACTGCTTCACGCGGCCCATCAGCGCGCTACTTCTTCCCACGCACTGGGTTCTGGCCGGGTTGGACGCGCGATTCGGGTGGAGTGCGGTTCCGCGGGAAGTGCAGTTCGCGGGTGTAATCGGCTACGCGGGCGCGATGGTGATCCTGCTCTGGGTGGTGCGCACCAACCCGTTCTACTCCTCGGTGGTTCGCGTGCAGGCGGACCGCGGGCACCGAACGGTAGAAACCGGCCCGTACCGGTTCGTGCGCCACCCCGGTTACGCCGCGACCCTCTTCGGTGTGTTCGCCGGCGCGCTGGCGCTCGGTTCCTTGATCGCGCTGGTACCGCTCGCGGTTCTGGGCGGTTTGTTCCTCCGCCGCACGCTGTTGGAGGACCGCATGCTCCAACTCAAACTCCCGGGCTACGCGGAGTACGCACAGCGGGTGCGATCGCGGTTAGTGGCCGGAGTGTTTTAA